One genomic segment of Candidatus Polarisedimenticolaceae bacterium includes these proteins:
- a CDS encoding ABC transporter permease has product MTFGESFGSALANLTAHKLRSALTMLGMIFGVGAVIAMLSIGAGAERSALELIERLGLRNVILRSKEMKDDELEEIRKKSQGLSWRDAQAIKDAVPGVELVAARVVIDPYKVLASGSKTKARVTGVSYRQRDLARLDLAEGRFLDALDERDHAQVCVIGSGVRRDLFGYGPALGSDLKVNDVWLTVVGVLRDSGGSSSFEGVSLGSTAHEIYVPVTTASRKFDRPPLKAPLDELIVRLSPDAEPRAAAAVVSELVDRIHGGAGDFDLVVPETLLEQSRRTQRLFNIVMGCIAGISLLVGGIGIMNIMLATVLERTREIGVRRAVGARRLDIRNQFIIESFSISAVGGLLGIAAGLVIAKGVAAYASWPTVVTLWSIVLSTGVSVTVGLASGIYPAVRAAALDPIDALRYE; this is encoded by the coding sequence GTGACGTTCGGCGAGTCGTTCGGCAGCGCGCTCGCCAATCTCACCGCGCACAAGCTTCGCTCGGCCCTCACGATGCTCGGGATGATCTTCGGCGTCGGCGCCGTCATCGCGATGCTGTCGATCGGCGCGGGCGCCGAGCGCTCGGCGCTCGAGCTCATCGAGCGCCTCGGCCTCCGCAACGTCATCCTCCGCTCCAAGGAGATGAAGGACGACGAGCTCGAGGAGATCAGGAAGAAATCGCAGGGCCTCTCGTGGCGCGACGCGCAGGCGATCAAGGACGCCGTCCCGGGGGTCGAGCTCGTGGCGGCGCGCGTCGTCATCGACCCGTACAAGGTCCTCGCCTCCGGCTCGAAGACGAAGGCGAGGGTGACGGGCGTCTCGTACCGCCAGCGCGACCTCGCGCGGCTCGACCTCGCGGAAGGGCGGTTCCTGGACGCGCTCGACGAGCGCGATCACGCGCAGGTCTGCGTCATCGGCAGCGGCGTGCGCCGCGATCTCTTCGGCTACGGGCCGGCGCTCGGAAGCGACCTCAAGGTCAACGACGTGTGGCTCACCGTCGTGGGCGTGCTCCGGGACAGCGGCGGCTCGTCGAGCTTCGAAGGTGTCTCCCTCGGCTCGACAGCGCACGAGATCTACGTTCCCGTCACGACCGCGAGCCGCAAGTTCGACCGGCCGCCGCTCAAGGCGCCGCTCGACGAGCTGATCGTCCGCCTCTCGCCCGACGCCGAGCCGCGCGCCGCCGCCGCGGTCGTGAGCGAGCTCGTCGACCGGATCCACGGAGGTGCGGGGGACTTCGATCTCGTCGTGCCCGAGACGCTGCTCGAGCAGAGCCGACGCACGCAGCGTCTCTTCAACATCGTGATGGGCTGCATCGCGGGGATCTCGCTCCTCGTCGGCGGGATCGGGATCATGAACATCATGCTCGCCACGGTGCTCGAGCGGACGCGGGAGATCGGCGTGCGGCGGGCCGTCGGCGCGCGCCGGCTCGACATCCGCAATCAGTTCATCATCGAGTCGTTCTCGATCTCGGCGGTCGGCGGCCTCCTCGGCATCGCCGCCGGCCTCGTCATCGCGAAGGGGGTCGCGGCCTACGCGAGCTGGCCGACCGTCGTCACGCTCTGGTCGATCGTCCTCTCGACCGGCGTCTCGGTCACCGTCGGGCTCGCCTCGGGCATCTACCCCGCGGTGCGCGCCGCCGCGCTCGATCCGATCGATGCGCTGAGATACGAGTAG
- a CDS encoding HlyD family efflux transporter periplasmic adaptor subunit — MRRRTLVLAGAAVAVLGAAAVFGRTTLPDRVWGSVDQGDLVLTVEVTGSLAAVHSDPVGPPQVPDVFDFKISMMAPEGKDVKAGEPVLGFDTSDLTRKLQEKQAGSESAGKRIEKEEKDAEIARRNDELRLAEAESRARKAKLELDVPEELVKSQQLRESRLALADAEREVSFLKEKLAAEQKATDVALAALRSEKAGADARVHEIQSAIDAMTVKATRAATVVYASNWRDEKKKVGDSSWRGERIMELPDLSAMKALGEVDESDAGKIAAGQKVRLRLDAHPDDWFTGTIGSIWSTVQQQSWRNPVKIVKLVVTLDATDPRKMRPGMRFRGTIETGRVAKALLVPADAVFPTPDGPVVFRKTAMGYERRSIKIGARNETSVEVTSGLAKGDRVAKRDLDAAARAAS, encoded by the coding sequence ATGAGGCGCCGCACGCTCGTCCTGGCGGGTGCCGCCGTCGCCGTGCTCGGCGCGGCGGCGGTCTTCGGCCGGACGACCCTTCCCGATCGCGTCTGGGGGAGCGTCGACCAGGGCGATCTCGTCCTCACGGTCGAGGTCACCGGCAGCCTCGCAGCCGTTCACAGCGATCCCGTCGGGCCGCCGCAGGTTCCCGACGTCTTCGACTTCAAGATCTCGATGATGGCGCCCGAGGGGAAAGACGTGAAGGCCGGCGAGCCGGTCCTGGGCTTCGACACGAGCGATCTCACGCGCAAGCTGCAAGAGAAGCAGGCCGGGAGCGAGTCGGCGGGGAAGCGCATCGAAAAGGAGGAGAAGGACGCCGAGATCGCGCGGCGGAACGACGAGCTGCGTCTCGCCGAGGCCGAATCGCGCGCCCGCAAGGCGAAGCTCGAGCTCGACGTTCCCGAGGAGCTCGTCAAGAGCCAGCAGCTCCGCGAGTCGCGACTGGCCCTGGCCGACGCCGAGCGCGAGGTCTCCTTCTTGAAGGAGAAGCTCGCCGCGGAGCAGAAGGCGACCGATGTCGCGCTCGCCGCCCTGCGCTCCGAGAAGGCCGGTGCCGACGCGCGCGTCCACGAGATCCAATCGGCGATCGACGCGATGACGGTCAAGGCGACGCGGGCGGCGACGGTTGTCTACGCCTCCAATTGGCGCGACGAGAAGAAGAAGGTCGGCGACTCGTCGTGGCGCGGCGAGAGGATCATGGAGCTGCCCGATCTCTCGGCGATGAAAGCGCTCGGCGAGGTGGACGAATCCGATGCCGGCAAGATCGCCGCCGGCCAGAAGGTCCGCCTCCGGCTCGACGCTCATCCCGACGACTGGTTCACGGGGACGATCGGCTCGATCTGGAGCACCGTGCAGCAGCAGTCGTGGCGCAACCCGGTGAAGATCGTGAAGCTCGTCGTCACACTGGATGCGACCGATCCTCGCAAGATGCGCCCCGGGATGCGCTTCCGCGGAACGATCGAGACGGGGCGCGTCGCCAAGGCGCTCCTGGTCCCCGCCGATGCGGTTTTCCCGACCCCCGACGGTCCGGTGGTCTTCCGGAAGACGGCGATGGGCTACGAGCGCCGCTCGATCAAGATCGGGGCGCGGAACGAGACCTCGGTCGAGGTGACGTCGGGGCTCGCGAAGGGCGACCGCGTCGCGAAGCGCGATCTGGACGCAGCCGCGCGGGCGGCGTCGTGA
- a CDS encoding PAS domain S-box protein translates to MTALVAALAGAALAAAIVLLVGRRGRARDAAASRSVLQALEAERDLSAAVLDTVGSLVVVLDREGRVLRFNRACEAAGGIPAMDVLGRRLFDLLVPAEHAAERRAAFARLIAAGGSSAERLSWRRPDGTERRIDWTHTVMTDATGAAAYVVATGRDVTEEIAAREELRRSEERFAAILETLDDFVWSQDAASGEMLYISPSVERLYGIAPDAMRRNTRIWLEVIHPDDRARVATYLPSLLSSGRAEAEYRIVHGDGSMRWVHDKAWAVRDPEGRTVRFDGIVRDITEHRSLETQFRQSQKMEAVGLLAGGIAHDFNNLLTAVGGYAEILLAGLESGDARRRHAEAIQRAAERASALTRQLLAFSRRQVLQPSVFDVNGLLEDLRPLLERLVGADVTVVFKPASETLTVLADPGQIEQVLMNLAVNARDAMPSGGRLTVRAEAVTIARGRDNDGIPTGSYACLSVSDTGGGMDDGVRARIFEPFFTTKELGKGTGLGLSTAYGIVRQSGGDIEVDSAPGAGTTFRVLLPLREGTPARLAAAESPPVPAGRATVLLVEDEDAIRELAVEVLEAAGFDVLTARDGREALEVARRAAGAIRLVVTDVVMPHMGGFELVAALDTVLPEATIVFMSGYSEAVVRGEARFADGAGFLQKPFTPQDLVAKAQESLDRAGSRARR, encoded by the coding sequence ATGACCGCACTCGTCGCGGCTCTTGCCGGCGCCGCCCTCGCCGCGGCGATCGTGCTGCTCGTCGGCCGCCGCGGGCGAGCGCGCGACGCGGCCGCGTCGAGGTCGGTCCTCCAGGCGCTCGAGGCCGAGCGGGATCTCTCCGCGGCGGTGCTCGATACGGTCGGCAGCCTCGTCGTCGTGCTCGACCGGGAGGGCCGCGTCCTCCGGTTCAACCGTGCGTGCGAGGCCGCCGGCGGGATTCCGGCGATGGATGTGCTCGGGCGGCGCCTCTTCGACCTTCTCGTCCCCGCGGAGCACGCCGCGGAACGCCGCGCGGCGTTCGCACGTCTCATCGCGGCCGGAGGGTCGAGCGCCGAGCGGCTCTCGTGGAGGCGGCCCGACGGGACGGAGCGGAGGATCGACTGGACGCACACGGTGATGACCGATGCCACGGGCGCCGCCGCGTACGTCGTCGCGACCGGCAGGGACGTGACCGAGGAGATCGCCGCCCGTGAGGAGCTGCGACGCTCCGAGGAGCGTTTCGCCGCGATTCTGGAGACTCTCGACGACTTCGTGTGGTCGCAGGACGCGGCGAGCGGGGAGATGCTCTACATCAGCCCGTCGGTGGAGCGGCTGTACGGGATCGCCCCGGACGCGATGCGCCGGAACACACGGATCTGGCTCGAGGTCATCCACCCCGACGATCGCGCACGCGTCGCGACCTACCTCCCGTCGCTCCTCTCGAGCGGCCGGGCCGAAGCGGAGTACCGCATCGTGCACGGCGACGGGAGCATGCGCTGGGTCCACGACAAGGCTTGGGCGGTGCGCGACCCCGAAGGCCGCACGGTCCGCTTCGACGGGATCGTGCGCGACATCACGGAGCACCGCAGCCTCGAAACGCAATTCCGCCAATCGCAGAAGATGGAGGCGGTCGGCCTCCTCGCGGGAGGGATCGCCCACGACTTCAACAACCTCCTCACCGCGGTCGGCGGCTACGCCGAGATCCTGCTCGCCGGTCTCGAGAGCGGAGATGCCCGCCGCCGCCACGCCGAAGCGATCCAGCGCGCGGCCGAGCGCGCGTCGGCGCTGACGCGGCAGCTCCTGGCGTTCTCGCGACGGCAGGTCCTCCAGCCGTCGGTGTTCGACGTGAACGGCCTCCTGGAGGATCTGCGCCCGCTCCTCGAGCGGCTCGTGGGGGCCGACGTCACGGTCGTCTTCAAGCCCGCGTCCGAGACGCTCACCGTGCTCGCGGACCCGGGCCAGATCGAGCAGGTCCTCATGAACCTCGCCGTCAACGCGCGCGACGCAATGCCGTCCGGCGGAAGACTCACCGTGCGCGCCGAGGCGGTGACGATCGCGCGCGGGCGCGATAACGACGGCATCCCCACCGGCTCCTACGCGTGCCTCTCGGTCTCCGACACCGGAGGCGGCATGGACGACGGCGTGCGGGCCCGCATCTTCGAGCCGTTCTTCACGACGAAGGAGCTGGGCAAGGGCACGGGGCTCGGGCTCTCGACCGCGTACGGAATCGTGCGTCAGAGCGGCGGGGACATCGAGGTCGACAGCGCGCCCGGCGCCGGTACGACCTTCCGCGTCCTCCTGCCGCTCCGCGAGGGAACTCCCGCACGCCTCGCGGCCGCGGAATCGCCGCCGGTCCCCGCGGGGCGTGCGACCGTCCTGCTCGTCGAGGACGAAGACGCGATCCGCGAGCTGGCGGTCGAGGTCCTCGAGGCGGCGGGGTTCGACGTCTTGACCGCACGGGACGGCCGCGAGGCGCTCGAGGTCGCGCGCCGGGCGGCCGGCGCCATCCGGCTCGTCGTCACGGACGTCGTGATGCCGCACATGGGCGGCTTCGAGCTCGTGGCGGCGCTCGACACCGTGCTCCCCGAGGCGACCATCGTCTTCATGTCGGGCTACTCCGAGGCGGTCGTGCGGGGCGAGGCGCGCTTCGCGGACGGCGCGGGGTTCCTCCAGAAGCCGTTCACGCCGCAAGACCTCGTGGCGAAGGCGCAGGAGTCGCTCGACCGCGCCGGCTCGCGCGCGCGCCGCTAG
- a CDS encoding ATP-dependent RNA helicase, with amino-acid sequence MKPPLPIDPHLAEIRERLDTARAVVVVAPPGAGKTTRVPPAVATEGPVIVLQPRRLAARSLAARIAVENGWTLGEEVGWQVRLERRFTPRTRILVATEGILTARLQSDPLLGGFRTVVLDEFHERSIHADLALALAREAWRSRPDLRIAVMSATLDPGPVAAYLDDAPVVTIDVRTHPVDVAYEPGTAMETAIADVWQHDRGHVLAFLPGAPEIRSVAARLSARSLHAVPLHGRLSAAEQDAAIAEGGPRRIVLATNVAETSLTVPGVTTVVDSGLQRLPRFDPALGIDRLVTERIPRDAADQRAGRAGRTAPGRAVRLWDPRDERPGHREPEIARIDLAAPLLDLLAWGGAPETFPWFEPPPAERVASALDLLRRLGAVENGRLTPLGRTLSAFPLPPRLARVLVAAGGSRLAAAGCAVLSERFEPQGPLPASASDVLARADRLRDAPREVLAVAREIASLHERLVGPPEADDEERLLRALLDGFPDRLARRRSAGSPRLVLANGHGAVLDRASVVHGGDFLLAIDVEAASSRGVAEARVRMASVVEESWLPPAEETVEHRLENGRVRAYAIGRLLTERAVAPDPAKAEALLRDAFVARGITPDQAEAAARLRFAGIEPDLAAAAAIQCAGASTLAPLDLLGTLGAAERRTLEKLAPATMALPSGRTARLHYRDDGSVVASVKLQELFGLAASPRLGARGEPVVLELLAPNGRPVQTTRDLRSFWDTTYPAVRRELRGRYPRHPWPEDPWTAPPTHRVKPR; translated from the coding sequence GTGAAGCCGCCGCTCCCGATCGATCCGCACCTCGCGGAGATCCGGGAGCGTCTCGACACCGCGCGCGCCGTCGTCGTCGTCGCCCCTCCCGGCGCGGGGAAGACGACTCGTGTTCCCCCCGCGGTCGCGACGGAAGGGCCGGTGATCGTTCTCCAGCCGCGGCGTCTCGCGGCGCGCTCGCTCGCCGCCCGCATCGCCGTCGAGAACGGCTGGACGCTCGGCGAGGAGGTCGGCTGGCAGGTCCGCCTCGAGCGGCGGTTCACACCGCGGACGCGCATCCTGGTCGCGACCGAGGGGATCCTGACGGCGCGACTCCAGTCGGATCCCCTGCTCGGCGGCTTCCGCACGGTCGTCCTCGACGAGTTCCACGAGCGCTCGATCCACGCCGACCTCGCGCTCGCCCTGGCGCGGGAGGCGTGGCGCTCACGCCCCGACCTCCGGATCGCCGTCATGTCGGCGACGCTCGACCCGGGCCCGGTCGCGGCGTACCTCGACGACGCTCCGGTCGTCACGATCGACGTGCGCACGCATCCGGTCGACGTCGCCTACGAGCCGGGGACGGCGATGGAGACCGCGATCGCCGACGTCTGGCAACACGATCGCGGCCATGTCCTCGCCTTCCTTCCCGGGGCTCCCGAGATCCGCAGCGTCGCGGCTCGGCTGTCGGCGCGATCGCTTCACGCGGTCCCTCTCCACGGGCGCTTGAGCGCGGCCGAGCAGGATGCCGCGATCGCCGAAGGCGGCCCGAGGAGAATCGTCCTGGCGACGAACGTCGCGGAGACGTCGCTCACCGTTCCCGGCGTGACGACCGTCGTCGACTCGGGACTTCAGCGCCTTCCGCGCTTCGACCCGGCGCTCGGGATCGACCGGCTCGTCACCGAGAGGATCCCGCGCGACGCGGCCGATCAGCGTGCCGGCCGTGCGGGACGTACCGCCCCCGGTCGCGCCGTCCGTCTCTGGGATCCACGCGACGAGCGGCCGGGGCACCGCGAGCCCGAGATCGCGCGCATCGATCTCGCGGCGCCGCTCCTCGATCTCCTCGCCTGGGGCGGGGCGCCGGAAACCTTTCCGTGGTTCGAGCCGCCGCCGGCGGAGCGCGTGGCCTCGGCTCTCGATCTCCTGCGCCGGTTGGGCGCCGTCGAGAACGGACGCCTCACCCCGCTCGGACGGACCCTGAGCGCCTTTCCGCTCCCGCCGCGTCTTGCGCGCGTGCTCGTCGCCGCCGGCGGCTCACGCCTCGCCGCGGCGGGGTGCGCCGTGTTGAGCGAACGGTTCGAGCCGCAGGGTCCGCTCCCCGCCTCCGCGTCGGACGTCCTCGCCCGCGCCGACCGGCTGCGCGACGCGCCGCGCGAGGTCCTCGCGGTCGCACGCGAGATCGCCTCTCTCCACGAGCGGCTCGTCGGGCCGCCGGAGGCCGACGACGAGGAGCGTCTCCTGCGCGCGCTTCTCGACGGGTTCCCGGATCGCCTCGCGCGTCGCCGGTCGGCGGGCTCGCCGCGGCTCGTCCTCGCGAACGGGCACGGCGCCGTCCTCGACCGCGCGAGCGTCGTGCACGGCGGCGACTTCCTGCTCGCGATCGACGTGGAAGCCGCTTCGTCGCGGGGCGTCGCCGAGGCCCGCGTCCGGATGGCGAGCGTCGTGGAGGAGTCTTGGCTCCCTCCCGCAGAGGAGACCGTCGAGCATCGTCTCGAGAACGGGCGCGTGCGTGCCTATGCGATCGGCCGCCTCCTCACGGAGCGCGCCGTCGCACCGGACCCGGCGAAGGCGGAAGCGCTGCTCCGGGACGCTTTCGTCGCGCGCGGCATCACACCCGATCAAGCTGAAGCCGCAGCCCGGCTGCGATTCGCAGGGATCGAGCCGGATCTCGCCGCGGCGGCCGCGATCCAGTGTGCCGGAGCGTCGACGCTTGCCCCGCTCGATCTCCTCGGCACGCTCGGTGCCGCCGAGCGGCGCACGCTGGAGAAGCTCGCGCCCGCGACGATGGCGCTCCCGAGCGGCCGGACCGCGCGCCTGCACTATCGCGACGACGGATCGGTCGTCGCCTCGGTGAAGTTGCAGGAGCTCTTCGGGCTCGCCGCGTCGCCACGCCTCGGTGCGCGCGGTGAGCCGGTCGTTCTCGAGCTCCTGGCGCCGAACGGACGCCCCGTGCAGACGACACGGGATCTCAGGAGCTTCTGGGACACGACCTATCCTGCCGTGCGCCGCGAGTTGCGCGGCCGTTATCCTCGTCATCCCTGGCCCGAGGACCCATGGACCGCGCCGCCCACGCATCGCGTCAAGCCGCGTTGA
- a CDS encoding efflux RND transporter periplasmic adaptor subunit, producing the protein MKRSRVVGATILTVAAVAVVVPWAGRFRADAGVPTLTVKRAPFERRVVAEGNLEAAQATPVTAPMEAQGQLKVAWLVPDGSRVKRDDVLVRFDPTEMERSLRDGESDQASADSRISGTKADTGGTIKNLERDADLARKELEAADHYKVDDPDVFSRQEIIRSEIDRTLAQQRIETSDDVRTIRQGVAQVDLALLDIERRKAGLAIDRAKKGLDALEIKAPHDGILVYKRNWRGEVAKVGDTLWPGQPVAEIPELTTLQAQVYVLEADAGGLSPGLPATVVVEAHPEKEFAASIKKVDTLAKRRTGWIPVQYFGTTLSLASTDPSLMKPGQRVRAVLALDRNDAAISVPRNAVFEKDGKPIVYRRRHGSFAAVPVTLGPAAVGRVVVAQGLDEGDEVALRDPESGAREEAPVTSGGSPTAIGGGS; encoded by the coding sequence GTGAAGCGGTCCCGCGTCGTCGGCGCGACGATTCTGACGGTCGCCGCGGTCGCGGTCGTCGTGCCGTGGGCCGGCCGCTTCCGCGCCGACGCCGGCGTGCCGACGCTCACCGTGAAGCGCGCGCCGTTCGAGCGGCGCGTCGTCGCCGAGGGGAACCTCGAAGCCGCGCAGGCGACGCCGGTCACGGCCCCGATGGAGGCGCAGGGCCAGCTCAAGGTCGCCTGGCTCGTCCCGGACGGCTCGCGCGTCAAGAGGGACGACGTCCTCGTCCGCTTCGACCCGACCGAGATGGAGCGCTCGCTCCGGGACGGCGAGTCCGACCAAGCCTCCGCGGACAGCCGCATCAGCGGGACGAAGGCCGATACCGGCGGGACGATCAAGAATCTCGAGCGCGACGCCGACCTCGCGCGGAAGGAGCTCGAGGCCGCCGACCATTACAAGGTCGACGATCCCGACGTCTTCTCGCGCCAGGAGATCATCCGTTCCGAGATCGACCGCACGCTCGCGCAGCAGCGGATCGAGACGTCGGACGACGTGCGCACGATTCGCCAGGGGGTCGCTCAGGTCGACCTGGCGCTCCTCGACATCGAGCGGCGGAAGGCGGGGCTCGCGATCGACCGCGCCAAGAAGGGACTGGACGCGCTCGAGATCAAGGCGCCGCACGACGGCATCCTCGTCTACAAGCGCAACTGGCGCGGCGAGGTCGCGAAGGTCGGCGATACGCTCTGGCCCGGCCAGCCGGTGGCGGAGATCCCGGAGCTGACGACCCTCCAGGCACAGGTCTACGTGCTCGAAGCGGACGCCGGCGGCTTGAGCCCCGGCCTTCCGGCGACGGTCGTCGTCGAGGCGCACCCCGAGAAGGAGTTCGCGGCGTCGATCAAGAAGGTCGACACGCTCGCGAAGCGGCGCACCGGCTGGATCCCGGTCCAGTACTTCGGGACCACGCTCTCGCTCGCGTCGACCGATCCGTCGCTCATGAAGCCGGGGCAGCGGGTGCGCGCGGTCCTCGCGCTCGATCGTAACGACGCCGCGATCAGCGTCCCTCGCAACGCCGTCTTCGAGAAGGACGGGAAGCCGATCGTCTACCGGCGGCGGCACGGAAGCTTCGCCGCCGTTCCCGTGACGCTCGGTCCCGCCGCCGTCGGCCGGGTCGTCGTCGCCCAAGGGCTCGACGAAGGTGACGAAGTGGCGCTCCGCGACCCGGAGTCGGGCGCGCGAGAGGAGGCTCCCGTGACGTCGGGCGGCTCCCCGACGGCGATCGGCGGCGGCTCGTGA
- a CDS encoding methyltransferase domain-containing protein, producing the protein MFATLALIGLLAGGTGHDATVHHGFGDVDHWVSVFDDPSRDAWQKPDAILDALHVRAGMTVADLGAGTGYFSVRLAKAVGESGRVLAIDVEPKLVDYLKERAARESLPQITAVLAAPSDPKLPPSGVSLVMIVDTWHHIDDRLTYLKTLAKGIAPGGRVAVVDFKKGDFPVGPPDAHKLAPEQVIQEFSKAGWALAERKDDLPYQYVLSFSPPRP; encoded by the coding sequence GTGTTCGCGACACTCGCGCTCATCGGCCTTCTTGCCGGCGGTACCGGCCACGACGCCACCGTCCATCACGGCTTCGGCGACGTGGACCACTGGGTCTCGGTCTTCGACGACCCGAGCCGCGACGCCTGGCAGAAGCCCGACGCGATCCTGGACGCGCTCCACGTCCGCGCGGGCATGACGGTCGCCGACCTCGGCGCGGGAACCGGCTACTTCAGCGTGCGGCTCGCGAAGGCGGTCGGCGAGTCGGGGCGGGTGCTCGCGATCGACGTCGAGCCGAAGCTCGTCGACTACTTGAAGGAGCGCGCGGCGCGCGAGTCGCTCCCGCAGATCACGGCGGTCCTCGCCGCCCCGAGCGACCCGAAGCTTCCCCCCTCCGGCGTGTCGCTCGTGATGATCGTCGACACGTGGCATCACATCGACGACCGTCTCACGTACTTGAAGACGCTCGCGAAGGGGATCGCGCCCGGCGGTCGCGTCGCCGTCGTCGATTTCAAGAAGGGCGACTTCCCGGTGGGCCCTCCCGATGCGCACAAGCTGGCGCCCGAGCAGGTCATCCAGGAGTTCTCGAAGGCCGGCTGGGCGCTCGCCGAGCGCAAGGACGATCTTCCCTACCAGTACGTCCTGAGCTTCAGTCCGCCGCGCCCTTAG
- a CDS encoding saccharopine dehydrogenase C-terminal domain-containing protein: MKRVVVLGAGLVSGPLVEYFLDAGDVALTVADREIEHAAAAIAGHPRGKAIALAGDDGPALARLLAACDLVVSLLPAPLHAAVAKVAIEARVPMVTTSYVSPEMRALDSAARDAGVIVLNEAGLDPGIDHMSAMRAIERLTAEGRPPTSFRSCCGGLPAPDANDNPWGYKFSWSPRGVLAAGRSAARYLDDRRVVEIPGEELFRSVAPYDVPGLGRFEVYPNRDALAYVATYGLDGIATMFRGTLRWPGWCATLDVVARLGLLDVSPREWRRGTTYAEFMEAFPAPPAEAAHRLAWAGLFADDPIGVTQAAPIDVLCARLEERMRYRPGERDMIVLRHELGSGGRTFVSSLVAYGGPAASAMARTVALPAALAARLILDRRVALTGVRIPVHREIYEPVLNGLQGMGIVFEETWSTP; encoded by the coding sequence GTGAAGCGTGTCGTGGTGCTCGGCGCGGGGCTCGTCTCCGGGCCGCTCGTCGAGTATTTCCTCGACGCGGGCGACGTGGCGCTCACCGTTGCCGATCGCGAGATCGAGCACGCTGCGGCCGCGATCGCCGGACATCCACGGGGAAAGGCCATCGCGCTCGCCGGAGACGATGGGCCCGCGCTCGCACGCCTCCTCGCCGCGTGCGATCTCGTCGTGAGCCTCCTCCCCGCCCCGCTCCACGCGGCGGTCGCGAAGGTCGCGATCGAGGCGCGCGTGCCGATGGTGACGACCTCCTACGTCTCGCCCGAGATGCGCGCGCTCGACTCCGCGGCGCGTGACGCCGGCGTGATCGTCCTCAACGAAGCCGGCCTCGATCCCGGGATCGATCACATGTCCGCCATGCGCGCGATCGAGCGGCTGACCGCCGAGGGACGACCGCCCACCTCGTTCCGGAGCTGCTGCGGCGGCCTCCCGGCGCCCGACGCGAACGACAACCCGTGGGGGTACAAGTTCTCGTGGAGCCCCCGCGGCGTGCTCGCGGCCGGGAGGAGCGCGGCGCGCTACCTCGACGACCGCCGTGTCGTCGAGATCCCGGGGGAAGAGCTCTTCCGCTCCGTGGCGCCCTACGACGTGCCGGGACTCGGCCGCTTCGAGGTCTACCCGAACCGCGACGCGCTCGCGTACGTCGCGACGTACGGGCTCGACGGGATCGCGACGATGTTCCGGGGCACGCTGCGCTGGCCCGGGTGGTGCGCCACGCTGGACGTCGTCGCGCGGCTCGGCCTGCTGGACGTCTCCCCGCGTGAGTGGCGCCGGGGAACGACCTACGCCGAGTTCATGGAAGCCTTCCCGGCGCCCCCGGCCGAGGCCGCCCACCGCTTGGCGTGGGCGGGGCTCTTCGCCGACGATCCGATCGGCGTCACGCAGGCGGCGCCGATCGACGTGCTGTGTGCCCGCCTGGAAGAGCGGATGCGCTACCGCCCGGGCGAGCGCGACATGATCGTCCTGCGGCACGAGCTCGGATCGGGCGGCCGGACCTTCGTGTCGAGCCTCGTCGCCTACGGCGGCCCGGCCGCCTCGGCGATGGCGCGCACGGTGGCGCTGCCCGCGGCGCTCGCCGCCCGGCTCATTCTCGACAGGCGGGTCGCGCTGACCGGCGTCCGGATCCCGGTCCACCGCGAGATCTATGAGCCGGTCCTGAACGGCCTGCAAGGGATGGGGATCGTGTTCGAGGAGACCTGGTCTACGCCATAA
- a CDS encoding alpha/beta fold hydrolase, protein MDRAAHASRQAALIAVLALAGCVPPPTRIPMASISVAAPVPTRTLVVFLPGRGSDAETFVKHGFADPRVDVVFADATEGYYFDGTVVARLHDDVIAKAGAHGDDRVWLVGVSLGGLGAILYAREHPGDVAGIVLLAPYLGDDTLRREIESAGGLRSWNGDDARGGLDGAIRGAWGWLRDTRTPIWLGYGRSDRLRRSHALLAAALPAERVATVDGGHVWAAWKALWAQLLAKGAAD, encoded by the coding sequence ATGGACCGCGCCGCCCACGCATCGCGTCAAGCCGCGTTGATCGCCGTCCTGGCGCTTGCCGGCTGCGTCCCGCCGCCGACGCGCATCCCCATGGCCTCAATCTCTGTCGCGGCTCCCGTTCCCACGCGCACGCTCGTCGTCTTCCTCCCCGGTCGCGGCAGCGATGCCGAGACCTTCGTGAAGCACGGCTTCGCCGATCCGCGCGTCGATGTCGTGTTCGCCGACGCCACCGAGGGTTACTACTTCGACGGCACGGTCGTCGCTCGCCTCCACGACGACGTCATCGCGAAGGCAGGCGCACACGGCGACGACCGCGTCTGGCTCGTCGGCGTCTCGCTCGGAGGGCTCGGCGCGATCCTCTATGCGAGGGAGCATCCCGGCGACGTCGCGGGCATCGTTCTGCTCGCCCCTTACCTGGGCGACGACACGCTCCGGCGCGAGATCGAGTCCGCGGGCGGACTTCGATCGTGGAACGGAGACGACGCGCGCGGCGGATTGGACGGGGCGATCCGCGGCGCGTGGGGGTGGCTGCGCGACACACGCACGCCGATCTGGCTCGGCTACGGAAGGAGCGACCGGCTACGCCGCTCGCACGCGCTTCTCGCCGCGGCGCTGCCGGCCGAACGCGTGGCGACGGTCGACGGCGGCCATGTCTGGGCGGCCTGGAAGGCGCTGTGGGCGCAGTTGCTCGCTAAGGGCGCGGCGGACTGA